The Eleutherodactylus coqui strain aEleCoq1 chromosome 6, aEleCoq1.hap1, whole genome shotgun sequence genome window below encodes:
- the LOC136571884 gene encoding olfactory receptor 6E1-like — protein sequence MQDMNKTTVVEFVLVGFSDFHTFQKFLFCAVLLAYIVCVLGNITIILLVRTQSSLHTPMYFFISTFTVLEIMFVSVTVPKLLAILIQTKRTISFSGCFMQLYAFNALGETECFLLSLMVFDRYLAINSPLQYSTIMNSRFCYELAVLPWLFGFIISSFPTVVTFLLEFCGPNKINHFFCDLAPLQNLACFNPFVSNITTIAAAFVSIVSPFFAIIGFYIHIIYTVFKIKSKEGKLKAFSTCSSHLIVVSLFYGSAIIVYLKPKGSHYDKFLALTYTVVTPLLNPFIYTFRNREVKNAFKKVTRHIVISSQC from the coding sequence aTGCAAGATATGAACAAAACTACAGTGGTAGAGTTTGTACTTGTAGGATTTTCAGATTTTCATACATTTCAAAAGTTTCTCTTCTGTGCTGTTCTTCTGGCCTATATTGTTTGTGTTCTTGGAAACATCACTATTATTCTTTTAGTTAGAACTCAGTCATCTCTTCATACTCCAATGTATTTTTTCATCAGCACATTTACAGTTTTGGAAATCATGTTTGTTTCTGTAACTGTCCCAAAACTGTTGGCTATTCTCATCCAGACCAAGAGGACCATCTCATTTTCTGGTTGCTTCATGCAGTTGTATGCCTTCAATGCCCTAGGAGAGACAGAGTGCTTCCTGCTTTCTTTGATGGTCTTTGATCGTTATCTAGCCATTAACAGTCCATTACAATACTCAACCATAATGAATAGTCGATTCTGTTATGAGTTGGCTGTCTTGCCATGGTTATTTGGTTTTATCATATCTTCATTTCCTACAGTTGTGACCTTTCTTTTGGAATTCTGTGGCCCAAACAAGATCAACCATTTCTTCTGTGACCTGGCACCATTGCAAAATCTAGCATGCTTTAACCCATTTGTTAGCAATATTACAACAATTGCAGCAGCATTTGTATCAATAGTTTCACCTTTTTTTGCTATAATTGGGTTCTATATTCATATCATATATACTGTGTTTAAGATTAAAAGTAAGGAAGGTAAATTGAAAGCTTTTTCAACATGCTCGTCCCATCTAATAGTAGTGTCTCTATTTTACGGCTCCGCTATTATTGTATATCTGAAGCCTAAAGGCAGTCACTATGACAAGTTCCTTGCTCTCACATACACTGTGGTTACACCACTTCTAAACCCATTTATTTACACTTTTAGAAATAGAGAGGTAAAGAATGCCTTTAAAAAAGTGACAAGACACATTGTAATCTCATCTCAATGTTAA